The genome window GAAAAGGCTTTGAGCGTGACCATGCTCCAGGATAGGTCAATACTTACGCGTGAACTCGGGATTCTCGACGAACTTGCTAGAAAAATTAATGAACTTAAAATGCATCCCCAACCATTCGAGACTAGAGAGTTTTACTCTGAGCTGGATAGAATTAAGAGACTCGCCCAAGACATGATGCAGAAAAGCTTGACGCCTGAGGAAATAAAGGTGTTTGAGGCAATTTCATGGCTCCGCTCGGGGGGCGAAAGCAAGGTACTAGACTTCGCAGAGTTTGTCGAGATGGTAAGCAGGAAGAGTGGTGTGCCGTGGAATCAGACACTTGAGATACTTTACAAGCTATCAAAGGCTCGCGCGGTCAAACTGGTAACAAGAATATTGTCTTAGAAGGGTTAAAGCTTAACGACGACATTTTCGGAGCTGGAAAGGGCTTTCACGCGCTCGACTCCTCTGATACTCTTAATATATTCCGCTACACGAGTTGGAACCGTGTTTTCCCACCTGTCACCCTTTGCCATGGCTTCCCGAATTCTCCTACCCTGAAGCTCCTCCCTATTATACTGGGGAGCCTCGAGAACCTTATATCCGCTCGCCTCGGCGAGCATCTTTACAAAGGCGTTTCCAGTACATACTGCTTCGAAGCGAGGTACACGCCTCGACACGTATGAAAGCCAGAGTGAATTATCAGGTATATTGTCGAGAGACAAGACGAAGAGCCTGTCCCAAAACTCCCAGAGGGCAAGTCGAAGCATCTCGAGCCTTTCTCCCGCCGTAAATGGATTTTCAACCGTATAGTTGTACTGCCCCGCGGTAACGAGAATAATGACCTCTTTACTAATCGAGAGAAGCCACTTTACCACTTGTACATGCCCGTTGTGCACAGGTTGAAATCGACCCGGGAAAAGTACACGACTGAACATAACGTATAATTGTTTTTTCATAAGATAAACTGTGTGGCTTGGATAGCGGGCGTAGACGAGGCAGGCAGGGGCCCCGTGATAGGCCCTATGGTTGTAGCACTAGTAGCCCTCGATGAGTCGAGAATCGGCATTCTTGAAAACATCGGTGTCAAAGATTCTAAGATGCTTTCTCCAAGCCGTCGAGAGAGGATTAGAAAGATTCTGGAGGAGATTTTGGAGTATACCGCAATAAGGGTTGTCCAACCTAGGGAGATAGACGAGGCAGTTGAGGGAATAAGTTCCGAGAATCTAAACAGCCTAGAGGCTACAGTTATAGCTGACCTTGTCCTCCAGGCGTTAAAGAAAATAGGTTTAAGCCGGGTATATGTGGACTCTCCTGATCCGGTTGCCGAGAGGTTCGGCAGAATCCTTGCAACGAGGATAAACAAGGATATCGTAGTCGTTGCTGAGAACCACGCCGACATAAAATACCCGATTGTCTCAGCGGCCTCCATAATAGCGAAGAGCGAGAGAGAAAAAATTATTTCCGAGCTGAAGCGAGTATACGGGGACTTCGGCTCCGGATATCCCTCGGACCCTAAGACGAGAGAGTTTCTGAAAAGACTCTTGGAAAACAATCGTGAGTTGCCCCCGATAGTCAGGAGGAGCTGGAAAACATTAAGTAGATTAATGTGACGTGGTGCTTAAAAAGCCCCTAATCTTATAGCTTCAAGGAAAGCCCATGAGCCAAAGTAAATACTTCGCCCATCCCACAGCTGTTGTAGAGGATGGGGCGAAAATTGGAGAGAACACTAGGATATGGCATTTCGCGCATATAAGGAGCGGGGCAATAGTCGGAAGTGGTTGTAACATAGGAAAGGATGTCTATATAGACTCAGGCGCCGTTGTAGGCGACAGGGTTAAGATACAAAACGGAGTCTCAATTTACAGGGGAGTTGTAATCGAGGATGACGTTTTCATCGGCCCATACGCCGTATTCACCAACGATAAGTACCCGCGCGCCTTTTCAACTGACTGGCAAGTAGTTCCGACAAGGATCCGTAAGGGTGCATCGATAGGAGCCAATGCAACGATCGTCTGCGGTGTTACTATCGGGGAATACGCGATGGTGGCCGCTGGAAGCGTAGTTACAAAAGACGTGCCCCCTCATGGCCTGGTTGTAGGAAACCCTGCACGACTCATAGGGTTTGTCTGTTATTGTGGGAGGCCTCTGAAGGATAGAATAGCCGAGACCAATGAAGAAGTAGTATTCAAGTGTTCCCATTGTGGAAGAGAGGTGAGTATAAGGAAGGAATTCCTCAGAATTCTCGAGAGGAAAAAGTGATTTATTTTTAAATCTCAACATGGGTAACAAATAATAACGATTAGTAAGAACCCTTTATCTCTAGATTACTTGATATAATCTTGATGGAGAAAGAGTATATTCTCGCGATAGATGTTGGGACAACCACGGTAAAAACGGCGCTATTCAATATAAACGGTCAACTCTTAGC of Thermofilum uzonense contains these proteins:
- the rnhB gene encoding ribonuclease HII, yielding MAWIAGVDEAGRGPVIGPMVVALVALDESRIGILENIGVKDSKMLSPSRRERIRKILEEILEYTAIRVVQPREIDEAVEGISSENLNSLEATVIADLVLQALKKIGLSRVYVDSPDPVAERFGRILATRINKDIVVVAENHADIKYPIVSAASIIAKSEREKIISELKRVYGDFGSGYPSDPKTREFLKRLLENNRELPPIVRRSWKTLSRLM
- a CDS encoding acyltransferase, encoding MSQSKYFAHPTAVVEDGAKIGENTRIWHFAHIRSGAIVGSGCNIGKDVYIDSGAVVGDRVKIQNGVSIYRGVVIEDDVFIGPYAVFTNDKYPRAFSTDWQVVPTRIRKGASIGANATIVCGVTIGEYAMVAAGSVVTKDVPPHGLVVGNPARLIGFVCYCGRPLKDRIAETNEEVVFKCSHCGREVSIRKEFLRILERKK
- a CDS encoding nicotinamide-nucleotide adenylyltransferase, producing MFSRVLFPGRFQPVHNGHVQVVKWLLSISKEVIILVTAGQYNYTVENPFTAGERLEMLRLALWEFWDRLFVLSLDNIPDNSLWLSYVSRRVPRFEAVCTGNAFVKMLAEASGYKVLEAPQYNREELQGRRIREAMAKGDRWENTVPTRVAEYIKSIRGVERVKALSSSENVVVKL